The following coding sequences are from one Parabacteroides pacaensis window:
- a CDS encoding EFR1 family ferrodoxin (N-terminal region resembles flavodoxins. C-terminal ferrodoxin region binds two 4Fe-4S clusters.) — MIFYFTGTGNSLWVAKKLGEELHETLVSIAEAMIKKEFVYTPEAEEKLLFVFPIHSWGLPLLVRQFMKHLEIQGYAGQFVYAVCTCGDDCGITNKVLGRLLHFKGLPLHAVFSIQMPNNYILLPGFDVDKKEVEQKKLKNAEEYIHEICEMLMGKRIMKPHYIPGKFAVLKTRLVYPLFARFFVGKTSFYATEACISCGLCAKICPTRTISFRENKPAWGRSCVQCLACIHRCPAKAIEWGTETRRKGRYHHPGLK, encoded by the coding sequence ATGATATTCTATTTTACAGGAACAGGGAACTCGTTATGGGTTGCAAAAAAATTAGGAGAGGAGCTGCATGAAACATTAGTTTCCATAGCTGAGGCAATGATTAAGAAAGAATTTGTCTATACACCAGAAGCGGAAGAAAAGCTTCTTTTTGTTTTCCCTATCCATTCCTGGGGGCTTCCGCTGTTAGTACGTCAATTTATGAAACATTTGGAAATACAAGGTTATGCCGGGCAATTCGTATATGCGGTTTGTACTTGTGGTGACGATTGTGGGATAACCAATAAAGTCTTGGGAAGATTACTTCATTTTAAGGGCTTGCCTCTTCACGCCGTTTTTTCCATACAAATGCCCAATAATTATATTTTGTTACCCGGTTTTGATGTAGATAAGAAGGAAGTGGAACAGAAGAAACTTAAAAATGCAGAAGAATATATACATGAGATATGCGAAATGTTAATGGGAAAAAGAATTATGAAGCCCCATTATATCCCAGGAAAATTTGCCGTCTTAAAAACCCGCTTGGTTTATCCTCTATTTGCTCGTTTTTTTGTAGGCAAGACTTCTTTTTATGCTACGGAAGCCTGTATATCTTGCGGGTTATGTGCTAAAATATGCCCTACCCGTACTATTTCTTTCCGCGAAAATAAGCCTGCATGGGGGCGTTCGTGTGTGCAGTGCCTGGCCTGTATCCATCGTTGTCCCGCTAAAGCTATCGAATGGGGAACAGAAACGCGAAGAAAAGGACGTTATCACCATCCCGGATTAAAATAA